The following DNA comes from Mycobacteroides immunogenum.
TCGGCGTGCCAGCAGGAGTCGCCGCGCCAGTCCCCGCAAGAATATCGAGCGGCCCGAACCCGCGATGTATGTGTAGTCCATACGGAATGGGCTGCTGATTGAGGAGACGGGCTCGGGTAGTGCGGTCACTGCGCACCGGCGGGCTGGAAGCAGATGATGTCGGTAATGGCACCGACGCGGTCCGGGCGCCAGCGGGGGGCGACCGTCAGTCCCGTCTTCATCGCCTGGGGATTGCCTCCGACATCGACCGCGTGGAACAGCGAGTTGGAAGTTCCCTTGATGCGGATCAGGGCCCACGCGAAGCTGGTCTCCAGCTCATCCGCGGGCCGCGGTGGCACCCAGGTCCATTGCAGGACAACACCCCTCGGTTCGAGCTCGACCAGTGCTCCGGTGGCGCTGCCGTCCGCGGGATCGAATTCGAGCGCCGGGCACAGCACCTGGCCGCTGGCGGTGCGCACTCCGAACAGCCGGGCATCGCGCAGACCCCCGAGGAAGGCGCCGATCTTGGGGCCAACGGTCCGTTCGAATCCGAACTCGATCGTGTACGGAGCGCGCAGAGATTCGGCGGTTTGGTCGGTCACTGCCCTCCCAGGGAAGGTTTCTATCGACTGATTAAATCAAGCGATAGGACCGTAGCACGTGGATGATTGGCGCCACAGACTTACCTCACGTAGGGCAGCCCGCGTGCGGGAGTGGATGCGTGGTGAAGAGCGACGGCCGACTAACGCGGCGGCGGTGGCTTCAAAGCCCTTTCCAGCTGCGGTGTCAGTTGTTCCAGGGCATAGATCCGGGCCAGCGGCCCCCCGAGCCGCAGGGCACTCACCACGGGGCTGTCCGCCGGAATGTAGATGGCACGCCCCTCGGTGACAGCGCGCAGATCCGCCAGGCCGCTCATGGATTTGGCCTGTTGTTCGGTCGCGCCCACCACGACCAACAGATCCTGATCTGCCTTGGCCTTCAATTCGTTATCGGGTACGGGCCCCGCGTAGCGCTGGCTCAGGAATCCCAGACCGTCAAAGACGGCCCGGCGCGGATCGCGGAAACCGATCAGAAAGCTGCCTTGTCCGTCGGCAACCCAGTCGACAACCGCGGTGCGGTTGACCCAGTACTGGTGCCCGGTGCGTATCTGGTTGTACCGAGTCCCGACCTCTTCCGATCGCATGCGTGCCTGCTCGGACTTTCCTATCGCCCGCCCAATCGTGAAGAGTTGTGTGTACCAGGGAGTTTCGGCCCGATCGACACGGTCTTCGGAGACCACGGTCGGTGCGATCTGGCTAAGCCGGTCGTAGCTGGGTCTGTCGATATCGGCGCCGATGGCCAGGATGACATCGGGTTTGGCGGCCGCGATGGCGTCGAAGTCCAGCTGCGCACCGGAAACGACGGGCGGATGCGAGACCTCGGGAACCACCCAGGGATACATGGGGTATTCCGGCAGCGTGGACCGGACCCCGTCGGGCTTGGTGCCCAGTGATTGCACGAGATCCGCATCGTTCCACCCCAGTGTCACGATGCGGTTGGGTCGCGTCGGCAGGAATGCGCCGCCGTACCGATGCGGGATGCTGAGCGGAAAGCCGTCCGGACTTTGGGTTGGTGTCGGGGCAGCCGACGGACGTTGCTCGCGGGAGCACCCGGCCAGCGCCAGCAGCATCAGTAGCGCGGCAATCATGCGCCACCCGGCTGTTGCCATGCCGAGCAAACTACCACCGGTCAGCGGCGATAAACGAATGTGACCCGAATCGGCTCGGGGTGAATCGAACGACCGGCCATCGGGTTGCACGCCTACCACCTGCGGGAACGTCGCCAGGCCGGATACCGGTAGCTGGGTATGACCGTTGACGCACTCTTGGGACCTTCATACGTTTGCGCCGTTCCCAGCTCGTGCTACGGGTCAGAGCAACAGTGCAATAAGCCTGCAATAGGACACCGATGATTAAGCATCTCACCCGCCGCGCGACGGTCGCCCTCGTCGTGGCAGCCGCGGCGATGTCGCCTGCCGCCTATCCTGCCATGGCCGATACCGCCACCCCGCTGAACGGCCTCTTTGCCTTGGCACCCGGCAGCTGCGCGGAGGGGCGCGCCACCGGGTCCTACTTCCGCATGATTCTGCCTGCCGGAGATGCCTCCGGTCCCTACCTGGCCAACGGCGATTCGACATGCTCGGATAACACCGTCACCCTGCTGGCACCGGGTAGCGACGGCGGCCTGAAGTCGGGTGAGTATCAGCCGCAGCCCGCCAGCGCATTCGACGGAAGCGGAAATGCGGTGTCCGGCAGCATTACTCAACCTGTCAAGTTCTATGGCGTCGGCTTTGCGACCGCGTCCAACCAGACGGACCCGCAGACCGGCCAAGGCACCTCTACCCCACAGATCACGGTAAGCGGCGACAAGCTCGGCGGCGATCTCAGTGCCTTCGGGGTGACCTGGAACAACCAGGTGTTCAATCAGGGAGCGCCGAAACCTGGTGGTGCACTTCCCGGTAAGACCACTGCGGTGACAGGCACCTACGACCGAAACTCCGGTGCCTTCATCCTCGAATGGACCAGCCAGATCGTGGGAGGCCCGTTCAACGACTTCACCGGGCTGTGGCATCTGGTCGGCAAGGTCGGGGGTGCGCCCGGTGGCGCGGCCGTCGCACCACCGCCCGCTCCCGCGCCGGGTGCGCCGCCACCACCCGCCGCCGAGGCTCCGCCGCCCGCCGTGGCACCGGTGGCGCCTGTTCCGGGCCAGGTGGTGGTTCAGGCGGGGCAGCAGTTCGCCTCGCCGCCACCGTTGTCGGCAGGCCAGCAGCTGATCGCGCTACCCGTGGACGATAATCCCCGTACGGTGACGCCGCCGTGGGTCATCGCGCTGCTGGTCTTCGTGGCCATTGGTGGCGGCATCCTGTTTGTGGTGGGGGAGCGGATCTTCGGTCGTGGGCGCTGAGGCTCTCGCGCGTGGGGCCGACTCTCAGCCGGCCGGTCCCACGCCGGCCCTGCCCACGTATGCCGACATCGTGGGCGAGCAGGCCGTCGCCGCCGAGGCGGGTCCGGTGCCAAAAGCCCGGTGGCCGTTCATTGTGCTGATCGTGTTCGGGGTGCTGCTGTTCGCGCTGCCGGTGCTCACCGGCATGTTCACCCGGGCCGCCGGCGGTCAGCAGTTGCTTACCGAATTTCGTCCCTTCGTCTCCGCCGAGGTGCTTGCCAAGTTCCGCGGCTACCTGGATACCGTCGATGCCGCGCGCACCGATGTGCAGGCAACCCGGGCGACTGCGGGCGGACACTACGAGCGGCTGGATTCCTTTGTCACGCAATATCCGTCAATCCGAAACGATATGAATGGTCTGCTGGACGCGGTGGGCGGCCAGGTGCACAACTACGAGCAGTTGCGCGCCGTGGGCCCGTTCGACGTACTGCCATTTCTCTTGGCGGTACCGGGTCTGGTCCTGATCGGCGCCGGAGTGTGGGGGCTTCGGCGTACGCGTGACAATGAGAAAGCTTTGGGTGCACGGATTCTTGCCGTTCTGGCGGCAGCTGTACTTATCGTGGTTCCGTTCGCGGATGGACTCTTCACCCGGGCCCCCGCGGGTGCTCAGCTCATCGACGCCTTTACTCCGATCATGACCCACGAGCGAGTGGCGGCGGTGCAGCAGCATTTCGTGGTGCTGGTCGCCGCGGAGGGGGAGTTGGATACCCAGTTCCTGGGCGATCTGCGGCGGCAAGACCCGGCCCGTGCGGTACCGGGCATTGACGCATTCGTATCCCAATGGCAGCCTATGACAGCCGATTTCGCCTCACTGATCGGAGTGATGGCCGACAACGTGGACAACTTCGGCAGGGTGGTGGCGCTCGATCGGATCACCGCCCCATTCGGATTCCGGTCATTCAACTACTTCGGGTGGTTCTTTCTGGTGCCCGGTGTGCTGGCGGCGGTGGTCGCCCTCGACTCGAAAGGGGTGCTTCGATGGCCCAACACAAAGTGACGGCGAAAACGATGCTGCGTTGTGCGATCGGGATGACGCTGGCAGCCACGGTATTGGCGACGGCGCCCGCCTGCGGTTCGGAGAAGCCCGCCGAGTCCGCACTGAAAGGGCTGCTGGCGCTGGAACCCGGAAAAATAGAGGGCAACAAGCTCAGCGGCACGTGGTTCAAGATGGTGCAACCGGGCGGAAACCCGCAAGAGGGTCCGTTCATGCCCAACGCCAATTCCCCGGTCCCGCAGGGAGCCGCAACACTCCTCGCGCCCGGTACCGATGGTGGGCTGGTGTTGGGTGACTACCAGGGTGAGCCTGACCCCGCGTTCGATGAGGCCACCGGCTATTCGCTGGCGTCGCGGGTGACGCAGCCCACGAAGTTCTTCAACATCGAATTCGGCATATCTACCAACAAAATTGACCCGCAGACCCAGCGTGAGCTATTGGCGCCCACCGCGACGATCTCGGGGGACACGATCGTGGCGGACCTGTCGGCGTGGGCCGCTTCCTGGAACCGGCAGGAGTTCAACCAGGGCGCCCCCAAGCCGAAAGCCAAGGAACAGGCCCAGATTCCCGGCGAGGCACGTGCCAAGCAGGTCTGGGAGTTCGTTGCCGGACGGTGGGTGGGACACGACTCCGTAGACGGCGAAAGCCCAAAGGCTACAGGGACGTACGACAAGGAGACCAAGAAGTTCACCCTTGACTGGACAAGTCTCATCGTCGGCGGACCGTTCAACAGCTTCACGGGGGTGTGGCATCTCGAAGGTGTGGTGAAGGAACGATGAGCGAAACTCCCGCCGAAGAGACGGCGCCGATCACCGCGGCGATCAGGAAGCCGTCGCGGGAACGTGTATTCGCCATCGCCGTCCGGGCATTCGCGGCGGTGACGGTGATCGGCAGTGTCGCTGCCATCACTCAGTTGTCGTATTCGCCGCCGCGTGCACCCATCGTCGGCTATCAGATTGTGAATCGCGACGGTTCGATTCCCGAAGGTGCGATTCCGATCCCGGTGCCGCCGCCGGGGCCGCAGTTGGTGGCGCCGCTGCCTCGTCCTCAGCCACCGTCGCATCCGCCGGGTCCGGTCGCGGCTGGACCATTTGGCGCGCTGCCCTCGGTGACTGATCGCGGTCTGCCGATATCCGTCGCTCAGCCTTGCCCTTTCGGCTGGCCGGCCCCCGGTCCGGATGAGCAGGGTGGATTGGCCTCACTCATCGATGTGGCGCCGGCGGCGGGTGTGTTCTCCTCGGAGGCATTCGCCCCGGCCACCGCCTACGAACCGATCCTGAAGATGATGGGTCCGGTGCTGGCCCGGATCTCCCCGCTATTGTCCCGGCATCCGTGGATGATTGACCAGTTTGTCACCCGGTTCCAGACCATCATGGTGCGTGTTCTCGAGGCGATTCTTCCGTACTACGGCCCGTACCGGAACGATGTCCTCAAGGCCGAGGGTGATCTCGCAAAGGCGTTGACTCCCTTCCTGGAAAGTCTGTACAACACCCCCACGGCGCAATGCCTCGTCGCCTGGGAGGCGCAGCGCATCCGGGATGCGCGCGGGGGGCGCCCGCCGGCGCTGCGTCTGCACGATCTCGGCAAGGTGATCGACCTGTTCGAGTCGACGCACTGGCGGGAGGACGACGACCATCCACCACCCGCGCCGCTGCCGGTCTACGAGTACACCCCGCCGCCTG
Coding sequences within:
- a CDS encoding ABC transporter substrate-binding protein; protein product: MATAGWRMIAALLMLLALAGCSREQRPSAAPTPTQSPDGFPLSIPHRYGGAFLPTRPNRIVTLGWNDADLVQSLGTKPDGVRSTLPEYPMYPWVVPEVSHPPVVSGAQLDFDAIAAAKPDVILAIGADIDRPSYDRLSQIAPTVVSEDRVDRAETPWYTQLFTIGRAIGKSEQARMRSEEVGTRYNQIRTGHQYWVNRTAVVDWVADGQGSFLIGFRDPRRAVFDGLGFLSQRYAGPVPDNELKAKADQDLLVVVGATEQQAKSMSGLADLRAVTEGRAIYIPADSPVVSALRLGGPLARIYALEQLTPQLERALKPPPPR
- a CDS encoding PhlB family protein; translated protein: MTDQTAESLRAPYTIEFGFERTVGPKIGAFLGGLRDARLFGVRTASGQVLCPALEFDPADGSATGALVELEPRGVVLQWTWVPPRPADELETSFAWALIRIKGTSNSLFHAVDVGGNPQAMKTGLTVAPRWRPDRVGAITDIICFQPAGAQ